TAATTTTGTCCTTGATTGAGGATATAGTTGCATATCTCTCGcaacaaatgatttttttaaaattcaaacttgTGTTCTCATACTTACAATGATCTACCTTACTTACCACTTGGTCAACACTTTGTTAGTCTAAAATcctgttttattttatgaaaagaCTGAATTTCATTAGGAATTAGAAGTTAAAAAACCTAAGATAATACACTCATGAAAATAAACTGAAAAATCATGAAACCAAACAATGTCTGGATGAGAGACTAAACTATAAGCTAGAGAATTAGCTCCCCTTTAAACGCGGTTGTTACTGGACGTGAGTCAAGAGGGCGTGAATGGTTGGCAAGCTTGTAGGTTGTACTTTTAACGGTGGGGACGAAACGGTTTGATAcagaaaatggaggagtggtGGCCGCCCTGAGTGCCGACAATGCTCTTGGTGTTATCTTTGGTTTTGGTTTAGATCTTCGGTTTTTCTTCCGttgatttttatcttttatttcgGTAGGTTCTTTTATGTATATTTTTAGGGTGGTTAAGTGATTGTGTATTTCTGTGGATGGTTGATGACTTTTGTATTTGTAATCATCATTGTCTTATTCTCGAGCTTAGCCTCTTACttcttattataattaatagagtaaaatacactcacccccctcaaggtttgttagaattacacttcatctcattcttatctaaaatctacaccccaccccattttatatagaggcaaatttagtgatgaaaaatattcttcgttaataattagttattatttaaattattaatcaataatttcaaaaaatattttcaatataatccaataaatttaaaaatgaaaacatcacaatttTAATCttgaacatagtgaaacatgcttgtgttttcatatttggtaataattcaattttaatcaaaataatctctttatacctccaatttttaaaattggattgtagacccaaaaagcaacacaaatgagtgaagaaaatagagaaacaaaattaagaaatatgaagtggatcgtaggttattagaacccaacgatgcggtggagcaccgtttttaacaaaatccaacaacatcttaaaccaacagagcgttcacTCACAACTCaaaaggggtgaagttcacaagaagtagtagAACATGTGGTTTGGGATGTGTGATTCGCGTTCtagggttcaggtcgcaacaaaactttgaggcatggtggtgccatggagTTTCACATTATGGGACGGTGAccgccgtgttaaagggagcaaaggcttggtggtggccgtttgtggtgagaaatatgatttggagatagatgagacgtgaacttaacagacagagtggatggtctttttaaatttaatatgtCATGATGCATTTGTTTGACCCCGTTCTTACCTGCCGGATACAAATGCATAcaaagggagagagagagaggtaaaGCATATATATGCGGaattaatatattttgattttaaaaaaaatcaattactttAGACAAATATAAGTTGTGTATGTTTATCTCATTAATCTTATGAATCACCATGAGACAATCAGACTCCACACAAATGAGACACCCTCAGTCAATAGCCAACTTCCGACCTTTTCTCATAGCTACAACCTTCGCATAATCAGCTACAAAGCCAATCCTATCATgtgaaacaacaacaacaaacaccCCACCACGATGATCCTAATAACAAAATATTGTCCCAACCTAAATCCGTTTTCACTACATCAATGTTTAATTTCAGAAATCGGAAAATTCGAAGCCCTCTAAGTCCGCAATGCTACATTAGCAAGACGATCGAGGAGCAGACCCAGCTCGGGTTGCACAAAGAACCTAAAACTCGTGCACCTCACGCATAGCCAAGGACCCAACTAAACCAAcatttgtttcttttccttCAATGCAAGTTTCTCGAACGCCAAATATGATAACAAATAGTATTCACCAATTCTGCAACCTCTTTTTGTGCATCGAGGATGATGTTAGACACCCACTGCAGAAAGGATTGAGGCGTATAACATCCCAGttagagctgtcaatatgggttCCAACCCGCGGGTCAGCTCGACGGGTTGGCTAaatgagccgggttgggttggtTAAATTTCAGCTCGAAAAGAACTTGGGTTAGTGCAACCCGGCTCGTTTAACCCACGGGTTAAACGGGCCAACCCGCGGGTCAAGcgagccaacccgtcgggttagagttattttttattaaaaaaattattttatttgtctttaattCTAGGTTAGTTTTATGGATTATTTATAGATAGAAAAAtagaaattttcatttctttaaatttgagtcgaatttttgtgttttatttattgttattatattatttatctcattttaaatgtgacagtaaaataattgtgttcttaaattctgtaaactaaattctttttctatattttaaatGTGAGATAAAAATAATTGCGTTGATAAACCTCTTTCTTATGTGTTCATACCAATTTCCgtaagtatttttttgaaattatttttttatgacattttaaacattttctaatccaatttctctatttttatatttatttcactcaacCCGCGAGCCAGCCCGCCAACCCGCGAGCTCGTAGCGAGCCGGGTTGGATTCATATTTTTCTGGCTCGTTAAGACCCCGGgttgacacaacccaacccgttttcaacccaacccatacggGCTGACCCGTATGGGCCGGGCTGACCCATATTAACAGCTCCCAGTTAAGGTCCAAGACCGACACAAACCAAACACCTCAACTAACTCTAAGGACAATCCATAAAAAAAGTGATCCAAGTTTTCCTCTTTACCATCACACCAGGGGCAGTTTACACCATTGTTTCAAATTGTTTCAAATTATGAATTTGAAACTAGTAATTGAAACTAGTAACTACAATGATTCTCACACGATAGTAGATActaaaaagaattaaaaaaatttaccaCTTCAAATATCGAATATAATTACTCAAAAACTGAGTGGTAAAAAATATTTGAGCGTTATCATCGTTAGCAGCGAGAAGCTCCTCATTGAACCACCGTGAAAGAATGCGAATCAGGTTTTCCGGCAACCTTTCCTCACTCACTCCGAAGACCCTTCGCCGCCATTTCTCACAACCACCCCTTCCCACCACCGATCCCGACATTCTCACGTCGAAAACTCACGTCCTGGACACCCTATTGACCCACAGGACCAACCCCAGATTGGCTCTGGAGTTCTTCAAACAAGTAGTGAGAAAACGAGGCTTCGTCAAAACCATTGATGTCTTCTGTCCCCTGCTTCAGATTCTCGCTTCCATCCCTGAAACTCGTGGGGCTTTACAGAATTTGCTCAACAACTATGTTTCCGGAGATGCAGTTCCTGCTGCCAGGGTCATTGTGGAACACTTGCTGGAGTGTGCTGAGAGGTATGGTTTTCAATCTGATTCGCAGGTTTTGAATTACCTTTTGAAGGGTTATGTTAGAGCTAACAAGATCACAGAGGCTGTTGAGTGTTTTAGAGTGATGTTAGAGCATGATGTGATTCCTTGGGTTCCTGTTATGAACACCCTTTTGACTGCAATGGTTAAGAGGAACATGATTGATGGTGCGCGCCAGTTGTTCGATGAAATGTTCGAGAGAAAGGTATACGGTGATTGCTACACCCTGCATGTCGTGATGCGGGCGTGTTTGAAAGGAGGTAGGACTGAGGAAGCTGAGAAGTATTTTGAGGAGGCCAAGCGCAGAGGTTTGAAACTTGATGCTGCAGCATATAGCTTGTTATTCAGGCAGCTTGTAAGAGGCCGGAATTGAATATGGCGTGTAAGCTGTTGAAGGAGATGAGGGAGTTGGGGTGGATTCCGTCTGAGGGTACTTATACGTCtgtgattggtacttgtgtGAGGCAGGGAAATGTTGTGGAGGCATTGAGGCTTAAGGATGAAATGGTGAATAGCGGTGTGCCTGTGAACATAATTGTTGCCACAAGCTTGATGAAAGGGCATTGTCTGCTAGGCGATATAAATAGTGCGTTGAAGTTGTTTGATGAGATTGTTGAGGCTGGTGTCGCTCCTAATGCGGTTACATTCTCAGTTTTGATAGATTGTAGCTCTAAGATTGGGAGTATGGAGAAGGCTTTTGAACTTTACAACAGAATGAAGCTCATGGGTATTCAACCCACGGTCTTCATAGTAAAATTTCTGTTAAAAGGGTTCCAGAAACAGAATATGCTTGAAAATGCATATAGGTTGCTTGATGAGGCAGTTGAGCACGGTATTGCTAGTGTTGTTACATACAACATCCTTTTGTCCTGGCTCTGTGGACTAGGTAAGGTTGTCGAAGCTTGTAATTTGCTGGACAAGATGATGAGCAAAGGTGTTACGCCATCACTAGTTTCTTATAACCACATAATACTTGGTCACTGCAGAAAGGGTTGCATGGATGATGCATATAGTGTGATGAACAGAATTCTTAAAAAGGGTTTAAAACCAAATGCTTTAACATACACTCCTTTGATAGATGGTTTTTTTAAGAAGGGTGATTTTGAGCGCGCCTTTGGGGTGTTTGAGCAAATGATGGCTGCAAATGCAAACCTACAGATTACACAGTTAACACCATTATAAATGGCTTGTGTAAAGCTGGCCGAGTTTCTGAGGCACAGGATAAATTGAACAGTTTTATCAAACAGGGTTTTATTCCTACTTCTATGACTTATAATAGCATCATAGATGGGTTTGTCAAGGAAGGTGCAATGGATTCTGCATTGTCTATCTACAGGGAGATGAGCAAAAGTGGAATTTGGCCAAACATTATTACTTATACTAGTTTGATGAGTGGATACTGCAAATGCAATAAGATCGATCTTGCTTTGGAAATGCTTAATGATATGAAAAATATGGGTTTGAAATTGGATATTACTGCATATAGTGCTCTCATTGCTGGTTTATGCAAAATGCAAGACATGGAAAGTGCAAGCAAATACTTCTCTGAGCTCTTGGAGATTGGTTTGACCCCAAACACAATTGTTTTTAACAGCATGATCACTGGCTTCAGAAATTTGAATAATATGGAAGCAGCAATTAACTTACACAAGAAAATGATAGAGCATAAGATTCCATGTGATTTGCAAACATACACCACACTGATTGATGGACTTCTAAGAGAGGGAAAACTGACTTTTGCTTTAGATCTTTACTCAGAGATGCTTTCCAAGGGTAATGTGCCTGATATCATTATGTATACAGTTCTGATCAATGGACTCTGTAACCATGGACAACTAGAAAATGCAGACAAGATTCTAAAGGAAATGAATCGGAATAATATAACTCCTCCTGTTCTTGTTTATAACACTTTAATTGCTGGGCACTTTAAGAAGGGGAATCTGCAAGAGGCTTTTAGACTGCATGATGAGATGCTTGATAAAGGTCTGGTGCCTGATGACACTACATATGATGTTCTTGTAAACGGAAAGCTAAAAGGATACTGCACACAAGATAAAGGCAATATGCATTGTTCACAATGAGACCGCAGCTGGGGTCACCAGTAACTTGGCCAAAGTGAGACAAATTCTTTGTGAGCATACCACCaacttattttttatgaaattcatGCTTGGGTAGTGTTGTTATACTATGTAGTTCTATGCTATAAAATGTTTACTTTTAGAGGTGTTGTTATTATATAATATCATTTCCACTTTTGATCTGACCTTTTCAGCTTTGGAGAAGCTCTGGATCTTGAAAGGGAGGCTATTAGCAGAACTGGTTATAATGAGAAAATTACTATAGCCCTTATTTGCAGACTGAACTTTTAGCAGATCTGCATCATAGCTGGTTTGAGGCACAAGAACTTGGTGCAGCTTCAAGGTTGGTGTGCTGAGAAGGGTGAGTTGCTGCTGGTGTATGATTTCATGCCCAATGGGAGCTTGAACAAGATGCTTTACAAGGAGCCTGATAGTGCTCAGAGGCCTTGCATGAGAAGGGTTTTGCAGATTCTCCACAATGAAGCTACTCCTTGTGGTGCCAAAAGTGAAGCCAAGCCCTCACTTTTACCCTTGAGTATTGACAAAATTGTTTCAGGTGCTGACAGTGACGAGTTTAATACCAACCAGGCCATGTGTGAGATCTAAATTGGCCGAAGTTGCGGAACTTATATTCATTtaattctttaattttatttccctAGGGAGTTGTTGTAATGTTGATATTCTATAGTAATATGAAATACCATAGAAAAAGTCATAGTTCATTGACACCAGTTCAAAGTTAAGCAATCCATTGAATTTCATGGTCTGAGCTCTGCCTAAATAACAGTTTAATGTTATGGAACTTTTTAATGTTCTTTATAGGCATTGGAGTTGGCAAGGATGTATTTGATAATTCTTTGGTTATTATAGGAGCCAACAAAATGAATTTAACAGAATAAGAGCATTGTGGCAGCAGAAAATTGTCCCCCCTACCCGATACAGTCCTTCAATAGAGAACATTTATTTCTATTTAAAGTACATGACTTTATTTATATTTGGTGAACTTTGCTTAGGGTGTTTTTTTATTCTAGGTGGTTTGATGAAACTTAAGACTTTAATAATGTTAACGACGTCCTTTTGTTATTTGAAAATGTTAAACGAGTTTTTAAAAGTATAATTTACTATTGTTATAGATtggttaaaaattaagaaagCATGAGAAAAAGTAGAAGAGGAAAGAAAATGATGTGCAATTTGTGGTACAACAATTCGCTTGGTACTACTATAATTTTGTACGAAAAAGTtgactaatttttttaattagtcaACTAATTAATTTTAGAGATTATTGAATTTAAGAAGTTaactaatttttaaaatataataatataatatttttttaaatgtatcAATTTAAGATGTAGAAAGGCTCGATTTCAGGATGATTAACAAAAGGCTTCATTGTTGATTAATTTATGTTCACCTTCAGGGCTATAACTATGCATTCTCATCACATCTTCATGCCCAACCAGCCAGCCACCTACCTTGAAAGGGAAAAAGCTTGGCAACAAAAGCATGAACTACTAACATGGTGGCTATATATGAGATAACATTCCATTCATTCCTCATAAACACTAGAGATGGCTCCTTGGTTTCAATGGTTTGTGCTCCTTCTTCTTACACTCCTTTCAGTTGTTGAATGCGAATCTCAGCCCACAAATTCATTCAACCAAACTGACCTGCAAGCAGCCATGTCGGACATGAGAAGTAGATCTTACTATGGATTTGTCATCCTCCTCAAAATCCTCAACAGCCAACCCAACTCACTTCAAAACAATGATCTCACATTCCTAATGCCAAGTGATGAACAACTATCTCAGTTCTCAATAACCCCAGATGAACTCCATGATTTCCTACTCAGCCATTCTATCCCAACACCATTACTGCTCAATCATCTGTTGCATTTCCCAAATGGCTCTATGGTTCCCTCTAGCATTCCAAGCAGGGTGATTAGCATCACCAACAGTGGGAGGTCAGGCTTGTTTGTCAACAATGCAAGGATTGTCACACCAAATGTGTGCCAAACCTCTTCAATAAGGTGCCATGGAATCAGTGCTGCTTTGACATTTGGCAGCAATGTTCCTTCTCATCATGCTCCAGAACGTAAGGATCCCCCAAAGAACAGTGATGTGAGGAACCCAGTCCCATCTGTCAAAAAGACTAGTATCCCACGTTTCTTGTAAGGCAAGAAAAACACTTGCCCTTTCAGCTGTAATGTGGTGCTGTTTTATCAGTAATAAAACATCACTTTTACTTTGTCTCCATATAAGATCTCTGTAGCCTCTAGTCCTTCACAGAGGGGACACATAAAGTATGACTAGCGCATCTCAATGTAAACATATTGAACAACTAATTGGATTGGACAAATTAAGCAGCAATCATTAATCGTTACAGAACCACATTAATACATATACTGAATAGAACAAGGCTAGTTTCAAACTGGTTTTAAGCCCTTCCCTCTACAAAGGCGGCTTATACTGTCTAAAATTTAAATCTAATGGTATTAGTCTTAATCTTTGTCAATTGTGCAACAGAATGACATTGTTATAAATATATGTAAAAGGTTACAACATAGACTGAAAACTCATTGGTTTGTGCGGAAAGGGTGGCCGTCAGTAGATTGACTGTCTGCCTTGGGAGGACCACTATAGAGAAGATCATGGATTTTGGAATACATAAACATTGAAGAGGGGTCACCACCACTACTGCTCTGTGATAAGCGAGAACTCTCCTGCAATTTGATCTTCTCATACAGATATTGCTTCTCAGCCTCAGCCTCGCTTAATTTCTGTTTCAAATAGTTGCTTGTATATTCTTCCTCTGATTTATCAGACTTGGCAAGAGCAATCCTCTGGAGCCTCTCCGCCTCTCGTTTAGCCTCATTAGCTTTCAATTGGAACATATCAGCCTCGGCATTTTTCAGCCTCACAATTCTCTCCAGTTCTTCAATCTGTAACTTCTTTTTTTGCCTCTCCGTCTTGAGTTCTCCGGCTTCTCTGGCCTTGTCGGCTAATTCACGATCACAAGCCTCAAGAGCCAACCGAGCCTTCTTGAACATTCTCATCTTCTCATCAGCTACCATTTCCATCTTTCTTATAGCCTCCTGGACCACTTCAGCAATTCTATTGCATGACTCCTGTGGAGCAATCAGCCTTCCACCTTCTGCATTTTCCAGGGTCTTAGGAGAGTCCACCTCAAGCTCTTCACATAGGAAAAGCATTGGTTAGAACATGGAGAAAGGGTAAAAGTTAAAAGTAACAGCCACTATCCAGTTGCAACAATAGGATTAATTTTATTGATTATACAACATTTTTAATGATTGCAAACCAATCATTTTATCCCAACATCTGTTTGAAATCAGGTTCTAATGAAGAGAAAATAGACAGTTTGGCAATGATTTCAAAATATAGTGTAAGagctttttcttttcatctttctATACTTGGTTTTTATGAAATTCCATCTTTTTAGGCATAATCAAATATGGAAATAGTGAACGAGACAAAAGAAAATGCAAAGGGGAATGGGTTCTCTCATGTTGAAATTTGACAGGACCTGGTCATGTTAAAATTGTGTTCATCTCTCTCTTCATATGTATTAAATAGGTGAAACCCTATAAAAACAAAACTAGTAAATACTTATGAAGAGGAAGACGCAAAATTTTAACATTACCAGATCATATGAAATTTTAGTACCAGAGGATATGAAACTCTATATATACTAATAGTCTAATACTACACAAGTAAATTGGAAAACATCAATTTGCAAGTAAACTAGAAAATTTGTACCTTGGAAGACCACCAATATTGCCCTACACGCTGCCTTAGATTCCAATTTTCCACTCTTCAGTTTTTCCTTGAGATCATCACAGTTCCAAAAGAGTTTCCTCCCTCGAGGGTCTTTACTACCATGAAAGATCCTACTTACAAAATCAAGTTCCCTCATTAAGGCCTCCCCATCCCATGATGGAGCACAGTGCTGGAAGACATCTTTAACCCAACCCAACAGTTCTGAAGTCCTATTGCATGCTTGACACCTGAAAACCATTTCACTTGGCCCTGCTCCACTCTTTACAGTAGGGCCCATGCAAATAAGTTGCTCACGAATGGCACAATCTGTGTGAGTCCAATGAGAACACAAGTCACATCCAATCCAGCGGCAGGTATTTACTTCAAAGTCAAACTTGCTGCAGATAACACACATGCAGAGGTTGCAGAAGCCATTGTTGTTGGTGCATGTTTCACAGGTACAATCATCAGCCGGAAGCTGGTTTTGGCAAGCTATGTTTCTGCATCTCTTATACACAAATATTTCAATCAATGAAGTCTGAGATAAACTGATGCTAGGATGTAAGAATCCCTGAATTCCAGTGTTTATGGCAACAAGGATTTCAAGCTGCACACGATGCGCTCTTATCAAAGTCTTGGCTGTTAAATCAGCTCTACTCTGAACAAGCTTCTGCAAAACGAAAAACTCCTCTCTATGCTGCGATCCATTCCCTCCCTCAAGGATCACTCGAAGTCCACTCTTCAGCTCTTCCAGAAACTCTTCAGGTAGACGATGCATTTTTTCACAGATCACATCAACTCTTTCTCTTGCAATGTCCTGAAGACTAATCTTGTCTGCGCTGGAAACACGACGAATAATCGACTGATCAGGGAAATTGATCTCAGCTTTTCCATTCTCCATCTTCTTTGCAGCAATTGCATCTGCAGTCGGGAAGGTTTCTCGAGAATTGGCACTTTCAGTAGGAGATTCACGGAGGGCGTCAAAGTTTGACCTAGGTTCCTCCGGGGAAAGGCGAGGAGGATCTGAAGAAACCAGAGACAGAGACGTCGGTAGTCCTCCAACCCGTGATTGCTGCCGCGGAGGGAGCATTTTCTCACAATGCCTTCAGATATAAGTCAGAACCTAATCACACAGTGAATAATCCCACAAAAAAATATACTTGGTCAGTAACTAACAGAGGTGATTAAAAGCATTTTATACCACCACTGCACATGATTAAAACATATTCCTTGTATACAAGTGTGTTTGGATTCATGAATAACCTTAGACCATGTTTAATTTCACAATTAGTAGAGAATCTAAGACACATGatgctattattattattattgtaaaAGGATACAAACACAGAACCCCAAAATTGAGAAGAAGCATAACCACACAGTCACACACACAGGAATAGGATTAACAACAAAAACCCATCAGTTGTATTTAACTGAAAAAGATTCCCGAAATTCAATTCAGATCCTAACTCACAGACACAGAAATGAGAATAAAAATTGTTGCAATTTTGATGGTTCATCGAAATTCATGCAATTGAACAAGaaattcaacaaaaaagaaaaacgaaatgATTTGGATTGAGAAGAAGGAACTTACTTCCGGCGGCGAAGGAAGGAGGATCGGAGAGAGAAAGAACAAACTGTAACGTTGTTGAACGTGGGAAGGACTAGGAAGAGAGGTCGTGTTTTTCAACGACACCGTCTTCGGTAACCGGTTCAGCCGGTTGACGCGTTCTTTCTCTGACCCACTAAACTCTTTTCTTGTGTTGCGACGACTTTTCAAAAATCCAGGACAAAATGGAAGATTacaaaaggaaaataatttCTAAACAACCATTCAAGAAATTATACCAGAAATTGATGTCATATATGATAGAGAGATAAAATAACGTGGGTGTTTGTTGGATGTTTGCATTGTTTGGATGTCTGGATATTATTACTGTTTTACGTGAATGCTCAAATTGGAATATTGTTAGATAAAATGatgtttaataaaataaaatttaatggatatacactgtcagtgtaaaatagtCCAATTGAATTATGTCAAATaagtaaatatgtttttaattaaaataaaaaatgaatgtaacTCTCTCTCCTACGTGGTAAACATTGATTggatgtcagtgtaaaactattttacactgataGTGCATGTTCATTAAACTCcagtttaaaaaaatgaatttgtgTTTGTAAGTTATATGTAGATAAGTGAGCAATGATGCAAGATAAGCTCGAATCCTAGTAGAAGTAGGATCCCTAATGACCTAGCCGCCTTTGGTATAAAA
This is a stretch of genomic DNA from Lotus japonicus ecotype B-129 chromosome 1, LjGifu_v1.2. It encodes these proteins:
- the LOC130732912 gene encoding LOW QUALITY PROTEIN: pentatricopeptide repeat-containing protein At3g54980, mitochondrial-like (The sequence of the model RefSeq protein was modified relative to this genomic sequence to represent the inferred CDS: inserted 2 bases in 2 codons) — its product is MRIRFSGNLSSLTPKTLRRHFSQPPLPTTDPDILTSKTHVLDTLLTHRTNPRLALEFFKQVVRKRGFVKTIDVFCPLLQILASIPETRGALQNLLNNYVSGDAVPAARVIVEHLLECAERYGFQSDSQVLNYLLKGYVRANKITEAVECFRVMLEHDVIPWVPVMNTLLTAMVKRNMIDGARQLFDEMFERKVYGDCYTLHVVMRACLKGGRTEEAEKYFEEAKRRGLKLDAAAYSLLXQAACKRPELNMACKLLKEMRELGWIPSEGTYTSVIGTCVRQGNVVEALRLKDEMVNSGVPVNIIVATSLMKGHCLLGDINSALKLFDEIVEAGVAPNAVTFSVLIDCSSKIGSMEKAFELYNRMKLMGIQPTVFIVKFLLKGFQKQNMLENAYRLLDEAVEHGIASVVTYNILLSWLCGLGKVVEACNLLDKMMSKGVTPSLVSYNHIILGHCRKGCMDDAYSVMNRILKKGLKPNALTYTPLIDGFFKKGDFERAFGVFEQMMAANXKPTDYTVNTIINGLCKAGRVSEAQDKLNSFIKQGFIPTSMTYNSIIDGFVKEGAMDSALSIYREMSKSGIWPNIITYTSLMSGYCKCNKIDLALEMLNDMKNMGLKLDITAYSALIAGLCKMQDMESASKYFSELLEIGLTPNTIVFNSMITGFRNLNNMEAAINLHKKMIEHKIPCDLQTYTTLIDGLLREGKLTFALDLYSEMLSKGNVPDIIMYTVLINGLCNHGQLENADKILKEMNRNNITPPVLVYNTLIAGHFKKGNLQEAFRLHDEMLDKGLVPDDTTYDVLVNGKLKGYCTQDKGNMHCSQ
- the LOC130732315 gene encoding putative fasciclin-like arabinogalactan protein 20, which codes for MAPWFQWFVLLLLTLLSVVECESQPTNSFNQTDLQAAMSDMRSRSYYGFVILLKILNSQPNSLQNNDLTFLMPSDEQLSQFSITPDELHDFLLSHSIPTPLLLNHLLHFPNGSMVPSSIPSRVISITNSGRSGLFVNNARIVTPNVCQTSSIRCHGISAALTFGSNVPSHHAPERKDPPKNSDVRNPVPSVKKTSIPRFL
- the LOC130732915 gene encoding OBERON-like protein — translated: MLPPRQQSRVGGLPTSLSLVSSDPPRLSPEEPRSNFDALRESPTESANSRETFPTADAIAAKKMENGKAEINFPDQSIIRRVSSADKISLQDIARERVDVICEKMHRLPEEFLEELKSGLRVILEGGNGSQHREEFFVLQKLVQSRADLTAKTLIRAHRVQLEILVAINTGIQGFLHPSISLSQTSLIEIFVYKRCRNIACQNQLPADDCTCETCTNNNGFCNLCMCVICSKFDFEVNTCRWIGCDLCSHWTHTDCAIREQLICMGPTVKSGAGPSEMVFRCQACNRTSELLGWVKDVFQHCAPSWDGEALMRELDFVSRIFHGSKDPRGRKLFWNCDDLKEKLKSGKLESKAACRAILVVFQELEVDSPKTLENAEGGRLIAPQESCNRIAEVVQEAIRKMEMVADEKMRMFKKARLALEACDRELADKAREAGELKTERQKKKLQIEELERIVRLKNAEADMFQLKANEAKREAERLQRIALAKSDKSEEEYTSNYLKQKLSEAEAEKQYLYEKIKLQESSRLSQSSSGGDPSSMFMYSKIHDLLYSGPPKADSQSTDGHPFRTNQ